The following are encoded together in the Oncorhynchus gorbuscha isolate QuinsamMale2020 ecotype Even-year linkage group LG03, OgorEven_v1.0, whole genome shotgun sequence genome:
- the tardbpa gene encoding TAR DNA binding protein, like isoform X3 — protein MAELYIRVGEDENEEPMEIPSEDDGTVLLSTVAAQFPGACGLRYRSPASQCMRGVRLVEGILHAPENDWGSLVYVVNYPKDNKRKMDEMDAVSAVKMKRGIDRTSDLIILGLPWKTSEQDLKDYFATFGEVIMVQVKRDVKTGNSKGFGFVRFTEYETQSKVISQRHMIDGRWCDCKLPNSKVFNQYAGTDEPMRNCKIFVGRCTEDITTDELRQFFMQYGEVTDVFIPKPFRAFAFVTFSDDQVASALCGEDLIIKGVSVHISNAEPKHNNINQLFSNFPGRSPSLAAMFDRTQYRYPSSHV, from the exons ATGGCAGAGTTGTACATTCGCGTGGGAGAGGATGAAAACGAAGAGCCAATGGAGATCCCATCTGAGGATGATGGCACTGTTTTGCTGTCAACAGTAGCAGCCCAGTTTCCCGGAGCGTGCGGCCTACGTTACAGGAGCCCTGCGTCTCAGTGCATGCGAGGCGTCCGTCTAGTTGAGGGCATCTTGCACGCACCTGAGAATGACTGGGGTAGTCTGGTGTACGTCGTCAACTACCCAAAAG ATAACAAAAGGAAGATGGATGAAATGGATGCCGTCTCTGCTGTAAAAATGAAGAGAGGTATTGATAGAACATCAGACCTCATTATCCTTGGGTTGCCATGGAAAACATCTGAGCAAGATTTGAAAGACTACTTTGCCACTTTTGGAGAAGTCATCATGGTGCAG GTCAAAAGAGATGTCAAGACTGGGAACTCGAAAGGGTTTGGCTTTGTTCGGTTCACTGAGTATGAGACTCAATCCAAAGTGATTTCTCAGCGACACATGATCGATGGAAGATGGTGTGACTGCAAACTACCAAACTCTAAGGTATTTAATCAATAT GCAGGGACTGATGAGCCCATGCGCAACTGTAAAATCTTTGTTGGCCGCTGCACAGAGGACATTACCACTGATGAGCTCCGGCAGTTCTTCATGCAGTATGGCGAGGTCACCGACGTCTTCATTCCTAAACCCTTCCGGGCGTTTGCCTTTGTCACTTTCTCAGATGACCAG GTTGCCTCAGCATTGTGCGGAGAAGACCTGATCATCAAGGGTGTCAGCGTGCACATCTCCAACGCCGAGCCTAAGCACAATAATA TTAACCAACTGTTTTCGAATTTCCCGGGAAGAAGCCCCTCGTTGGCAGCAATGTTCGACCGAACTCAGTATCGGTACCCCTCTTCCCATGTGTAA
- the tardbpa gene encoding TAR DNA binding protein, like isoform X1, whose amino-acid sequence MAELYIRVGEDENEEPMEIPSEDDGTVLLSTVAAQFPGACGLRYRSPASQCMRGVRLVEGILHAPENDWGSLVYVVNYPKDNKRKMDEMDAVSAVKMKRGIDRTSDLIILGLPWKTSEQDLKDYFATFGEVIMVQVKRDVKTGNSKGFGFVRFTEYETQSKVISQRHMIDGRWCDCKLPNSKVFNQYAGTDEPMRNCKIFVGRCTEDITTDELRQFFMQYGEVTDVFIPKPFRAFAFVTFSDDQVASALCGEDLIIKGVSVHISNAEPKHNNSRQMMDRGAGGFGGQGYGGGRGGLPTSGSSGVNFGGFSLNPAMMAAALQSMLANQQGQTNVAGTAIAGQTSATGDQSQVYSSSSTSYSSPSAASLGWAAGTNSASGSGFSSGFGTMESKSSGWGM is encoded by the exons ATGGCAGAGTTGTACATTCGCGTGGGAGAGGATGAAAACGAAGAGCCAATGGAGATCCCATCTGAGGATGATGGCACTGTTTTGCTGTCAACAGTAGCAGCCCAGTTTCCCGGAGCGTGCGGCCTACGTTACAGGAGCCCTGCGTCTCAGTGCATGCGAGGCGTCCGTCTAGTTGAGGGCATCTTGCACGCACCTGAGAATGACTGGGGTAGTCTGGTGTACGTCGTCAACTACCCAAAAG ATAACAAAAGGAAGATGGATGAAATGGATGCCGTCTCTGCTGTAAAAATGAAGAGAGGTATTGATAGAACATCAGACCTCATTATCCTTGGGTTGCCATGGAAAACATCTGAGCAAGATTTGAAAGACTACTTTGCCACTTTTGGAGAAGTCATCATGGTGCAG GTCAAAAGAGATGTCAAGACTGGGAACTCGAAAGGGTTTGGCTTTGTTCGGTTCACTGAGTATGAGACTCAATCCAAAGTGATTTCTCAGCGACACATGATCGATGGAAGATGGTGTGACTGCAAACTACCAAACTCTAAGGTATTTAATCAATAT GCAGGGACTGATGAGCCCATGCGCAACTGTAAAATCTTTGTTGGCCGCTGCACAGAGGACATTACCACTGATGAGCTCCGGCAGTTCTTCATGCAGTATGGCGAGGTCACCGACGTCTTCATTCCTAAACCCTTCCGGGCGTTTGCCTTTGTCACTTTCTCAGATGACCAG GTTGCCTCAGCATTGTGCGGAGAAGACCTGATCATCAAGGGTGTCAGCGTGCACATCTCCAACGCCGAGCCTAAGCACAATAATAGTAGGCAAATGATGGATCGTGGGGCTGGTGGGTTCGGGGGTCAGGGCTATGGCGGTGGTCGTGGAGGGCTACCGACCAGTGGCAGTAGCGGGGTGAATTTTGGGGGCTTTAGCCTTAACCCAGCCATGATGGCTGCCGCTCTGCAAAGTATGCTGGCTAACCAGCAGGGTCAGACCAATGTGGCAGGCACTGCCATCGCCGGGCAGACAAGTGCCACCGGAGATCAAAGCCAAGTCTATAGTTCTAGCAGCACCAGTTACAGCAGCCCCAGCGCAGCTAGTCTTGGGTGGGCTGCAGGCACTAACTCTGCCTCCGGCAGTGGGTTCAGCTCTGGCTTTGGCACTATGGAGTCAAAGTCATCAGGTTGGGGAATGTAG
- the tardbpa gene encoding TAR DNA binding protein, like isoform X4, with protein MAELYIRVGEDENEEPMEIPSEDDGTVLLSTVAAQFPGACGLRYRSPASQCMRGVRLVEGILHAPENDWGSLVYVVNYPKDNKRKMDEMDAVSAVKMKRGIDRTSDLIILGLPWKTSEQDLKDYFATFGEVIMVQVKRDVKTGNSKGFGFVRFTEYETQSKVISQRHMIDGRWCDCKLPNSKAGTDEPMRNCKIFVGRCTEDITTDELRQFFMQYGEVTDVFIPKPFRAFAFVTFSDDQVASALCGEDLIIKGVSVHISNAEPKHNNINQLFSNFPGRSPSLAAMFDRTQYRYPSSHV; from the exons ATGGCAGAGTTGTACATTCGCGTGGGAGAGGATGAAAACGAAGAGCCAATGGAGATCCCATCTGAGGATGATGGCACTGTTTTGCTGTCAACAGTAGCAGCCCAGTTTCCCGGAGCGTGCGGCCTACGTTACAGGAGCCCTGCGTCTCAGTGCATGCGAGGCGTCCGTCTAGTTGAGGGCATCTTGCACGCACCTGAGAATGACTGGGGTAGTCTGGTGTACGTCGTCAACTACCCAAAAG ATAACAAAAGGAAGATGGATGAAATGGATGCCGTCTCTGCTGTAAAAATGAAGAGAGGTATTGATAGAACATCAGACCTCATTATCCTTGGGTTGCCATGGAAAACATCTGAGCAAGATTTGAAAGACTACTTTGCCACTTTTGGAGAAGTCATCATGGTGCAG GTCAAAAGAGATGTCAAGACTGGGAACTCGAAAGGGTTTGGCTTTGTTCGGTTCACTGAGTATGAGACTCAATCCAAAGTGATTTCTCAGCGACACATGATCGATGGAAGATGGTGTGACTGCAAACTACCAAACTCTAAG GCAGGGACTGATGAGCCCATGCGCAACTGTAAAATCTTTGTTGGCCGCTGCACAGAGGACATTACCACTGATGAGCTCCGGCAGTTCTTCATGCAGTATGGCGAGGTCACCGACGTCTTCATTCCTAAACCCTTCCGGGCGTTTGCCTTTGTCACTTTCTCAGATGACCAG GTTGCCTCAGCATTGTGCGGAGAAGACCTGATCATCAAGGGTGTCAGCGTGCACATCTCCAACGCCGAGCCTAAGCACAATAATA TTAACCAACTGTTTTCGAATTTCCCGGGAAGAAGCCCCTCGTTGGCAGCAATGTTCGACCGAACTCAGTATCGGTACCCCTCTTCCCATGTGTAA
- the tardbpa gene encoding TAR DNA binding protein, like isoform X2 has translation MAELYIRVGEDENEEPMEIPSEDDGTVLLSTVAAQFPGACGLRYRSPASQCMRGVRLVEGILHAPENDWGSLVYVVNYPKDNKRKMDEMDAVSAVKMKRGIDRTSDLIILGLPWKTSEQDLKDYFATFGEVIMVQVKRDVKTGNSKGFGFVRFTEYETQSKVISQRHMIDGRWCDCKLPNSKAGTDEPMRNCKIFVGRCTEDITTDELRQFFMQYGEVTDVFIPKPFRAFAFVTFSDDQVASALCGEDLIIKGVSVHISNAEPKHNNSRQMMDRGAGGFGGQGYGGGRGGLPTSGSSGVNFGGFSLNPAMMAAALQSMLANQQGQTNVAGTAIAGQTSATGDQSQVYSSSSTSYSSPSAASLGWAAGTNSASGSGFSSGFGTMESKSSGWGM, from the exons ATGGCAGAGTTGTACATTCGCGTGGGAGAGGATGAAAACGAAGAGCCAATGGAGATCCCATCTGAGGATGATGGCACTGTTTTGCTGTCAACAGTAGCAGCCCAGTTTCCCGGAGCGTGCGGCCTACGTTACAGGAGCCCTGCGTCTCAGTGCATGCGAGGCGTCCGTCTAGTTGAGGGCATCTTGCACGCACCTGAGAATGACTGGGGTAGTCTGGTGTACGTCGTCAACTACCCAAAAG ATAACAAAAGGAAGATGGATGAAATGGATGCCGTCTCTGCTGTAAAAATGAAGAGAGGTATTGATAGAACATCAGACCTCATTATCCTTGGGTTGCCATGGAAAACATCTGAGCAAGATTTGAAAGACTACTTTGCCACTTTTGGAGAAGTCATCATGGTGCAG GTCAAAAGAGATGTCAAGACTGGGAACTCGAAAGGGTTTGGCTTTGTTCGGTTCACTGAGTATGAGACTCAATCCAAAGTGATTTCTCAGCGACACATGATCGATGGAAGATGGTGTGACTGCAAACTACCAAACTCTAAG GCAGGGACTGATGAGCCCATGCGCAACTGTAAAATCTTTGTTGGCCGCTGCACAGAGGACATTACCACTGATGAGCTCCGGCAGTTCTTCATGCAGTATGGCGAGGTCACCGACGTCTTCATTCCTAAACCCTTCCGGGCGTTTGCCTTTGTCACTTTCTCAGATGACCAG GTTGCCTCAGCATTGTGCGGAGAAGACCTGATCATCAAGGGTGTCAGCGTGCACATCTCCAACGCCGAGCCTAAGCACAATAATAGTAGGCAAATGATGGATCGTGGGGCTGGTGGGTTCGGGGGTCAGGGCTATGGCGGTGGTCGTGGAGGGCTACCGACCAGTGGCAGTAGCGGGGTGAATTTTGGGGGCTTTAGCCTTAACCCAGCCATGATGGCTGCCGCTCTGCAAAGTATGCTGGCTAACCAGCAGGGTCAGACCAATGTGGCAGGCACTGCCATCGCCGGGCAGACAAGTGCCACCGGAGATCAAAGCCAAGTCTATAGTTCTAGCAGCACCAGTTACAGCAGCCCCAGCGCAGCTAGTCTTGGGTGGGCTGCAGGCACTAACTCTGCCTCCGGCAGTGGGTTCAGCTCTGGCTTTGGCACTATGGAGTCAAAGTCATCAGGTTGGGGAATGTAG
- the pgd gene encoding 6-phosphogluconate dehydrogenase, decarboxylating: MAEADIALIGLAVMGQNIILNMNDHGFVVCAYNRTVSKVHDFLANEAKGTKIIGAESLEDMVAKLKKPRRIVMLVKAGQAVDDFIDKLVPLLEAGDIIIDGGNSEYRDTTRRCKSLKEKNLLFVGSGVSGGEEGARYGPSLMPGGHKEAWPHIKEIFQSIAAKVGTGEPCCDWVGDEGAGHFVKMVHNGIEYGDMQLICEAYHLMKDVLGMDHDMMAQAFEDWNKTELDSFLIEITAGILKFRDTDGTHLLPKIRDAAGQKGTGKWTAISALEYGTPVTLIGEAVFARCLSALKDERVEASRSLAGPQGAKFNGDKASFLEDIRKALYASKIISYAQGFMLLRQAAKEFGWSLNYGAIALMWRGGCIIRSVFLGKIKEAFDRDAELQNLLLDTFFSNAVQDCQDSWRRAVSIGVQQGIPMPCFTTALSFYDGYRHDMLPANLLQAQRDYFGAHTYELLSNPGKYIHTNWTGHGGNVSSSSYNA, translated from the exons ATGGCAGA AGCAGATATTGCGTTGATTGGTTTGGCTGTCATGGGCCAAAACATCATCCTGAATATGAATGATCATGGCTTTGTG GTCTGTGCATACAACCGCACTGTCTCCAAAGTGCACGATTTTCTGGCCAATGAGGCTAAAGGCACCAAGATAATAGGAGCTGAGTCCTTGGAGGACATGGTGGCCAAGCTGAAGAAGCCAAGGAGGATTGTGATGCTGGTCAAAGCCGGCCAGGCGGTGGACGACTTCATCGACAAGCTG GTCCCTCTTCTTGAGGCTGGGGACATTATCATTGATGGCGGCAATTCAGAATACAGAGACACAACA cggCGCTGTAAGAGTCTGAAGGAGAAGAACCTGTTGTTTGTCGGCAGTGGAgtcagtggaggagaagagggggctcGCTATGGACCCTCACTGATGCCAGGGGGACACAAAGAGGCCTG GCCACATATTAAAGAGATTTTCCAAAGCATCGCTGCCAAGGTGGGGACAGGAGAGCCGTGCTGTGACTGG GTTGGTGATGAGGGTGCAGGCCACTTTGTGAAGATGGTCCATAATGGTATTGAGTATGGGGACATGCAACTGATCTGTGAGGCGTACCACCTCATGAAGGATGTCCTGGGTATGGACCACGACATGATGGCACAG GCTTTTGAAGACTGGAACAAAACGGAGTTGGACTCCTTCCTTATCGAGATCACAGCTGGCATCCTCAAGTTCAGAGACACTGACGGCACTCACCTGCTGCCTAAGATCCGGGACGCCGCCGGGCAGAAAGGCACAGGGAAGTGGACGGCTATTTCGGCTCTCGAGTACGGCACGCCAGTCACCCTGATCG GCGAGGCTGTCTTTGCCAGATGTCTGTCGGCCCTGAAGGACGAGAGAGTGGAGGCCAGCAGGAGCCTGGCCGGGCCCCAGGGAGCCAAGTTCAACGGGGACAAGGCCTCGTTCCTTGAGGACATCAGAAAG GCCCTCTATGCCTCCAAGATCATCTCGTATGCCCAGGGCTTCATGCTGCTCAGACAGGCGGCCAAAGAGTTTGGCTGGTCCCTAAACTATGGCGCCATTGCCCTGATGTGGAGGGGAGGCTGCATCATCCGAAG TGTTTTCCTGGGGAAGATCAAAGAGGCCTTTGACAGGGATGCTGAGCTGCAGAATCTGCTGTTGGATACCTTCTTCAGTAATGCCGTACAGGACTGCCAG GACTCGTGGCGCCGGGCAGTCAGTATTGGAGTGCAGCAGGGGATCCCTATGCCTTGTTTCACCACCGCCTTGTCCTTCTACGACGGCTACAGACACGACATGCTCCCGGCTAACCTCCTCCAG GCCCAGAGGGACTACTTTGGAGCACATACGTATGAACTTCTGTCAAACCCTGGCAAGTACATCCACACCAACTGGACAGGCCACGGTGGCAACGTTTCCTCTTCCTCTTACAACGCTTAA